A genome region from Acinetobacter lwoffii includes the following:
- a CDS encoding DUF4951 domain-containing protein, with translation MLKPILLSSFLLTVATASFADLYLSEKIRPKIKSLLNTEIKRLPIPATPNNMILPEFGKGIIGWGAGSKDAEARFLNITQADVETMKQEGLSLAMAQAWQNFYENETLRNPGNPTAPFRAQLMKKIVSLW, from the coding sequence CTGTTAAAGCCTATTCTGTTAAGTTCTTTCTTACTCACTGTTGCTACTGCCTCTTTTGCAGATCTTTATCTCTCAGAAAAAATCCGTCCGAAAATAAAATCTCTGCTCAATACTGAAATTAAACGCCTACCCATTCCTGCAACACCCAACAATATGATTCTGCCTGAATTTGGTAAAGGGATTATTGGTTGGGGCGCTGGCTCCAAAGATGCTGAAGCCCGTTTTCTCAATATTACTCAGGCAGATGTTGAAACAATGAAACAGGAAGGACTGAGTTTAGCAATGGCACAAGCCTGGCAGAACTTTTATGAAAATGAAACTCTGCGTAATCCGGGAAATCCGACTGCACCTTTTCGTGCACAACTCATGAAAAAAATCGTCAGTCTCTGGTAA
- a CDS encoding carbon-nitrogen hydrolase family protein translates to MTLLSVVQMNSQNEIDANFVEIESLIQQSKANGAALIVFPENFVCFAAGKQRETAAQFEVIQQRLEQLAHQYDTWIVAGTLPCPYRPDGSIIEDGRVRTVSLCISPERTEARYDKIHLFDVQVGDAVGGYQESKFFEPGTDVVVAKTPFGNIGLMVCYDLRFPELALNLRAKGANLLTAPSAFTYTTGEMHWQLLLQTRALDSQCSVLGAAQQGWHGEKRQTWGHAAATNSRGQLLNMIHAEGAQLISVDFDLNEQQKVRESMPLMQHRRLMQLS, encoded by the coding sequence ATGACTTTACTTTCTGTTGTACAAATGAATTCTCAAAATGAAATTGATGCCAATTTCGTGGAGATTGAATCTTTAATTCAACAAAGTAAGGCCAATGGTGCTGCACTGATTGTTTTCCCGGAAAACTTTGTCTGTTTTGCAGCAGGAAAACAGCGCGAAACTGCTGCACAATTTGAAGTGATTCAGCAGCGTCTGGAACAACTTGCCCATCAATATGACACCTGGATCGTTGCCGGTACATTACCCTGCCCTTATCGTCCGGATGGTTCGATCATTGAAGATGGCCGGGTGCGTACCGTTAGCCTGTGTATCAGTCCGGAACGGACCGAAGCGCGTTATGACAAAATTCACTTGTTTGATGTGCAAGTCGGTGATGCTGTCGGTGGTTATCAGGAATCCAAGTTCTTTGAACCCGGCACAGATGTTGTCGTAGCCAAGACCCCTTTTGGCAATATTGGTTTGATGGTCTGTTATGACCTGCGCTTTCCTGAACTGGCATTAAATTTACGAGCCAAAGGTGCAAACCTCTTGACCGCTCCTTCTGCTTTTACCTATACCACAGGTGAAATGCACTGGCAGCTTCTTCTGCAAACACGTGCTCTAGACAGCCAATGCTCGGTGCTTGGTGCAGCTCAACAAGGCTGGCACGGTGAAAAACGTCAGACTTGGGGACATGCAGCCGCCACTAATAGTCGTGGACAGCTTCTTAATATGATCCATGCAGAAGGTGCTCAACTCATTTCCGTCGACTTTGATTTAAATGAACAGCAAAAAGTGCGTGAATCCATGCCTTTAATGCAACACCGTAGACTTATGCAACTTTCCTGA
- the gigB gene encoding anti-anti-sigma factor GigB: protein MSTGHVEYASLNGTHIFKLIGEVRAQSCISLDKLLNKIEQQDNVVGAIVDLTETSFIDSTVLGVLAKLGLKLKQVHNIQTVMLSTNSDITTLANSMGLSQVFVILNYCGDPNVCTRALMEEHVTHQNMLNTVLDAHKTLMKLNQSNQNMFEPLVKQLQKEQDNLDKISEQKV from the coding sequence ATGTCAACAGGTCATGTTGAATATGCAAGTCTGAATGGAACGCATATTTTTAAGCTTATCGGCGAAGTGCGTGCCCAATCTTGTATTAGTCTAGACAAATTACTGAACAAAATTGAACAGCAAGACAACGTAGTTGGCGCTATCGTTGATCTCACCGAAACCAGTTTCATTGACAGTACCGTACTCGGTGTTTTAGCGAAACTAGGACTCAAACTTAAGCAAGTACACAATATTCAGACTGTCATGCTTTCTACCAATTCTGACATTACCACTTTGGCCAACAGTATGGGATTGAGCCAAGTGTTTGTGATTCTGAATTATTGTGGTGATCCAAATGTCTGCACACGTGCGCTGATGGAAGAACATGTCACGCATCAAAATATGCTGAATACGGTTCTGGATGCGCATAAAACCTTGATGAAACTGAATCAAAGCAATCAGAACATGTTTGAACCTTTAGTGAAACAGCTACAGAAAGAGCAAGACAATTTAGATAAAATTTCCGAGCAAAAGGTATAA
- the gigA gene encoding RsbU family protein phosphatase GigA, producing the protein MYFIQPTRDIPYLDQVLDTLPHVQMIYLDDHELYDSTIIAIADVHDYLKYKWNLPTIVLALENEGTALAQAWEQGALAGWIWNKLPENPDLALQKIDAQYKRNQDSRDLPSAAELQKKLLPNPIELTNYEVETYFQPSAYLSGDWYDYWKISDKEVIFYLADVSGHGVTSSLLTSWMAAFHGRSKTPRELIKKLNGMLMQENIEKHITMIAGILNLETHVLKWSSAGHYPPPIIFEPNQEPKILSSSSFPLGLTEDLEVEENEWVLSRNARFIICSDGALEPFDGGLNEQFSQLLHHLQNQSFQAPEHVADDIAFLSFIRVN; encoded by the coding sequence ATGTATTTCATTCAACCGACTCGTGATATTCCTTACTTAGATCAAGTACTTGATACGCTTCCTCATGTTCAGATGATCTATCTGGATGATCATGAACTGTATGACTCTACGATTATTGCGATTGCAGATGTACATGATTATCTGAAATATAAGTGGAATCTGCCTACGATTGTACTGGCCTTAGAAAATGAAGGTACTGCTTTGGCTCAGGCCTGGGAACAAGGTGCTTTAGCCGGCTGGATCTGGAACAAGCTTCCCGAGAATCCAGATCTGGCATTACAAAAAATTGATGCACAATATAAGCGTAACCAGGATAGCCGTGACCTGCCTTCTGCTGCAGAACTACAAAAAAAATTGTTACCGAATCCGATTGAACTGACCAATTACGAGGTCGAAACCTATTTTCAGCCTTCAGCCTATCTTTCAGGGGATTGGTATGATTATTGGAAAATCAGCGACAAAGAAGTGATTTTCTATTTGGCCGATGTATCCGGACATGGCGTCACCAGTAGTTTGCTCACGTCCTGGATGGCAGCTTTCCATGGTCGCTCCAAGACGCCGCGCGAGCTGATCAAGAAGCTGAACGGTATGCTGATGCAGGAAAATATTGAAAAGCACATCACCATGATTGCCGGGATTCTTAATCTGGAAACCCATGTATTGAAATGGTCTAGCGCCGGACATTATCCACCACCAATTATATTTGAACCCAATCAAGAGCCTAAAATTCTATCTTCCAGTAGTTTCCCTTTGGGCTTAACCGAAGATCTTGAAGTTGAGGAAAATGAATGGGTATTAAGTCGCAATGCGCGCTTTATTATCTGTTCGGATGGCGCACTGGAACCCTTTGATGGTGGTTTAAATGAACAATTCTCGCAATTATTACACCATTTGCAGAATCAATCTTTTCAGGCTCCCGAACATGTGGCTGACGATATCGCCTTTTTAAGCTTTATCCGCGTAAATTAG
- a CDS encoding MlaA family lipoprotein: MHRSIYLSICLFSLASSAHVFAEVATGVENLENEPAKTPLRTKISTKAQQLQTQLKVDASAAQAEEVKDPFQPLNRKIYQFNDAIDRTVVRPIAVQYVEKVPQDVRNSYTQFRSNLSEPWNVVNQLIQGRPARAAKSLGRFTINTLTTLGLADPARRLGLSHEEEKFGITLGYYGVPSGPYIMLPFLGPSSVRGVIGTAVDSQARPQKYILEDEDGLYWTDQFWRAIDTRSEILDVEGVLTGDRYAQIRDIYLQRTNYAIAEKKGTEQDTLFLEDDFEDDNSDDAPSSDSNIESSNEDL, encoded by the coding sequence ATGCATCGTTCTATTTACTTATCTATATGCTTATTTTCTTTAGCTTCAAGCGCACATGTTTTCGCTGAGGTGGCCACCGGTGTGGAAAATCTGGAAAACGAGCCTGCAAAAACGCCGCTTAGAACAAAGATATCAACCAAAGCTCAACAATTACAAACGCAACTGAAAGTTGATGCCAGTGCAGCACAGGCAGAAGAAGTTAAAGATCCTTTTCAGCCCTTAAATAGAAAGATCTATCAGTTTAATGATGCGATTGACCGCACCGTGGTACGTCCCATAGCTGTACAATATGTGGAAAAGGTTCCTCAAGACGTTCGTAACAGCTATACCCAGTTCCGCAGTAACCTAAGTGAACCTTGGAATGTGGTGAATCAGTTGATTCAAGGTCGTCCTGCCCGCGCTGCTAAATCCCTAGGTCGTTTTACCATTAATACCTTAACAACTTTAGGACTGGCTGATCCAGCACGTCGCCTTGGCTTGAGCCATGAAGAGGAAAAATTTGGAATTACTTTAGGGTATTATGGCGTGCCTTCCGGCCCTTATATCATGTTACCATTTTTAGGTCCAAGTTCTGTCCGTGGCGTAATCGGTACTGCTGTAGATAGTCAAGCTCGTCCACAAAAATACATTCTCGAAGATGAAGATGGACTTTACTGGACTGATCAGTTTTGGCGTGCCATCGATACCCGTTCAGAAATACTGGACGTTGAAGGAGTGCTGACTGGCGATCGCTATGCGCAGATTCGCGATATTTATTTACAACGTACCAATTATGCAATTGCAGAAAAGAAAGGTACAGAACAAGATACGCTTTTCCTAGAAGATGATTTTGAAGATGACAATTCTGATGATGCACCTTCTAGTGATAGCAACATTGAATCTTCAAACGAAGATCTTTAA
- a CDS encoding mechanosensitive ion channel family protein has product MPSSNIPTEVTNSLKGVFTNINTDRLTEVLVAVVLCFIGFLIARFISNTFIRTIGVRFNAHQKLVWRRGIFYFIFLLFVMASLKEAGFKLSVFLGAAGILTVALGFASQTSASNLISGLFLIGEGSFEVGDTIQITLIRGHTIEGEVISIDLLSVKLLTQDNIYVRLPNEQLIRAPVQNLSKFPIRRIPITLAINFHEDIIKVREVLLDVANKYPLVLADPKPAVTVTAFRESSIELLFAVWCQQENYLKVRDEMQERIRNGFVDNQIEIPVPKMGFVDPPLSRPLENEEIDQYANDKALKRESGLK; this is encoded by the coding sequence ATGCCAAGTTCAAATATTCCGACCGAAGTCACCAACAGCCTGAAGGGAGTATTTACCAATATCAATACCGACCGTTTGACCGAAGTTTTGGTGGCGGTGGTGTTGTGCTTTATTGGTTTCCTGATTGCGCGCTTTATTTCCAATACCTTTATTCGCACCATTGGTGTACGTTTTAATGCCCATCAAAAACTGGTCTGGCGCCGCGGGATTTTCTATTTTATCTTCCTGCTGTTTGTAATGGCCAGCCTGAAAGAGGCCGGTTTTAAACTCAGTGTCTTCCTCGGGGCTGCGGGGATTTTAACGGTCGCACTGGGTTTCGCTTCGCAAACATCAGCATCCAACCTGATCAGTGGTCTGTTCCTGATTGGTGAGGGTTCCTTTGAAGTCGGTGATACCATCCAGATTACCTTGATTCGTGGGCATACCATTGAAGGCGAAGTGATTTCGATTGATCTGCTCTCGGTTAAACTTTTGACCCAAGATAATATCTATGTACGGTTACCAAATGAACAGCTGATTCGGGCGCCAGTGCAGAACCTGTCAAAATTTCCGATACGGCGTATTCCAATTACTCTGGCGATCAATTTCCATGAAGATATTATCAAGGTGCGCGAAGTACTGCTGGATGTTGCCAACAAGTATCCACTGGTTCTGGCCGACCCGAAACCAGCAGTCACCGTTACTGCGTTCCGTGAATCTTCGATTGAACTGCTGTTTGCGGTGTGGTGCCAACAGGAAAACTACCTGAAAGTACGTGATGAAATGCAGGAACGGATTCGAAACGGCTTTGTCGATAACCAGATTGAAATTCCGGTGCCAAAAATGGGCTTTGTCGATCCTCCACTTTCCCGCCCTCTAGAAAATGAAGAGATCGATCAATACGCCAATGACAAGGCTCTCAAAAGAGAGTCTGGTCTGAAATAA
- a CDS encoding DUF2339 domain-containing protein: protein MAVGRNELRMIWLITLLIAGISAWYLGYQIVTYLCGLGFIFSVMQYVTAVEAPMNQLAGQQQMSLERNSKVPLYISSITAIVGGLAELDWLMGIGITAWVFFLLRWLQRLEGRLIQLQSQSHSADPLQRSPDRSDSVPFVKTESAQEVNDTPHLVDQLQRWLFQGNPVLKVAISILVIGIILLLRFATEHWQLSLAAKLGLVALASGCIAGLGYRLMQKNRSFALALEGLGLGSLFLTLFFAYYNLVIPTLPLATLLFLIILAITLYLSLKQESIELALMALLIAYLAPFTLPTRDASAVELISYYLLINIGVAVLSSFRPWKILNQIAFLVTAVVGGIYSLIHGYTYERYAMTALILAHSALFIWLGFRFSQLLARQDLSRFQLKPVLDLALIFAAPITAYIFLYLIHFNQPNQKLWQAGLSLFFALVFAACWTLLRRKQTILLISQSYLSLMLIFLALVPPILLTEQWSVIGWAVEGVLIYLWALEKNVRVAHYLSMGLLLMAGFSSLYYLVEINPTPRIIFWILSLCYVAVVVISQLKKQYQQQMNSLSVSFLSSLSVAASLMLFALLEDEFPSQHAYVLSLFIITLGYVMFNEMILRKNQEWSWLLPKWSGISPLLVIAAILTLDRSQNAVIVWNSDLERGVSALSTILLAILWLRPLAGLQLSKEWMSFGVFSSLALASLCLIPNMPYLSMVILPLLFCLWCYRQDVQSGWQQLWQTKSCLLLMATWLVCSQLFSQQAFQYYWLPILNPFDLISIAMFASFIWMLLQQIKVGRDKGMIAVLMVLSLLWLSSYIVLRALHVYLQTPFNELALWNNATVQLSLTILWVLLAWITMWTATLKKLKPMWILGGSILVIVTLKLVLFDLSHIGTLTRVISFLLAGGVMLLIAYIAPMPEKTD, encoded by the coding sequence ATGGCTGTAGGACGGAATGAGTTGCGCATGATCTGGCTGATTACCCTGCTGATAGCCGGGATCAGCGCCTGGTATCTGGGTTATCAGATTGTAACTTATCTGTGTGGTTTGGGGTTTATCTTTAGCGTGATGCAATATGTCACTGCGGTAGAAGCACCGATGAATCAATTGGCCGGACAGCAGCAGATGTCCTTGGAGCGCAATTCTAAAGTTCCTTTATATATCTCATCAATTACTGCCATTGTCGGCGGGTTGGCTGAACTGGACTGGTTGATGGGAATCGGGATTACGGCCTGGGTATTCTTTTTGCTCAGGTGGCTGCAACGTCTGGAAGGACGTTTGATACAGTTGCAATCACAATCTCATTCTGCCGATCCCTTACAGCGATCACCAGATCGATCCGATTCTGTTCCATTCGTGAAAACTGAGTCTGCCCAAGAGGTAAACGACACTCCTCATCTGGTAGATCAACTGCAGCGCTGGCTTTTCCAGGGGAATCCAGTCTTAAAAGTCGCGATTAGTATTTTGGTGATTGGGATTATTTTACTGCTGCGTTTTGCCACTGAGCACTGGCAACTCAGTCTGGCTGCAAAATTGGGCCTGGTTGCACTGGCGAGTGGGTGTATAGCAGGGCTGGGTTATCGCCTGATGCAGAAAAATCGGAGTTTTGCTCTGGCACTAGAAGGACTGGGTTTGGGCAGTCTGTTCCTGACCTTATTTTTTGCCTATTACAATCTGGTGATTCCCACGTTACCGTTGGCAACATTGCTATTTCTCATTATTCTGGCCATCACTCTATATTTAAGCCTGAAACAGGAAAGCATCGAACTGGCTTTGATGGCTTTGCTGATTGCTTATCTGGCGCCGTTTACCTTACCGACCCGCGATGCTTCTGCCGTTGAGCTGATTAGCTATTATTTGCTGATCAATATCGGGGTGGCAGTGCTGAGCAGTTTCCGGCCATGGAAGATTCTCAATCAAATTGCCTTTTTAGTGACTGCGGTCGTTGGCGGGATATATAGCCTGATTCATGGTTATACATATGAGCGTTATGCCATGACTGCGTTGATTCTGGCACATAGTGCGCTGTTTATCTGGCTAGGTTTCCGCTTTAGCCAGTTGCTGGCACGACAGGATCTCTCACGTTTTCAGTTAAAACCGGTATTGGACTTAGCGCTGATTTTTGCTGCACCGATCACGGCATATATTTTTCTGTATCTGATTCATTTTAATCAGCCCAATCAAAAACTCTGGCAAGCTGGATTAAGCCTGTTCTTTGCACTGGTCTTTGCCGCTTGCTGGACACTGCTGCGCCGTAAACAAACTATCCTGCTCATTTCGCAGAGCTATCTGAGCCTGATGCTGATTTTTCTCGCCTTGGTGCCCCCGATCTTATTGACAGAACAATGGAGTGTGATTGGCTGGGCAGTTGAAGGTGTGCTGATTTATTTATGGGCCTTGGAAAAAAATGTCCGGGTAGCACACTATCTGAGCATGGGCTTATTGCTGATGGCCGGATTCAGCAGCCTGTATTATCTGGTCGAGATTAATCCAACACCGCGAATAATTTTCTGGATTTTGAGTCTGTGCTATGTGGCAGTCGTGGTCATCAGTCAGCTTAAAAAGCAGTACCAGCAGCAGATGAATAGTCTGAGTGTCAGTTTTTTAAGCAGCCTAAGTGTCGCGGCCAGTTTGATGCTATTTGCCTTGCTGGAAGATGAATTTCCGAGTCAGCATGCCTATGTGCTGAGTTTATTTATCATCACACTGGGTTATGTAATGTTCAATGAAATGATCCTGCGCAAAAATCAGGAGTGGTCATGGTTACTGCCGAAGTGGAGTGGCATCTCGCCCTTGCTGGTCATTGCGGCGATTCTAACTCTGGATCGCAGTCAGAATGCGGTGATTGTCTGGAATAGTGATCTGGAACGTGGGGTTTCTGCACTTTCAACGATATTATTGGCCATTCTGTGGCTTAGACCGCTGGCTGGCTTGCAGCTTTCCAAGGAATGGATGAGTTTTGGTGTTTTTAGCAGTCTGGCTCTGGCAAGTTTATGTCTGATCCCGAACATGCCTTATCTGAGCATGGTGATTTTGCCTTTATTATTCTGCCTGTGGTGCTATCGGCAGGATGTGCAGTCAGGCTGGCAGCAGCTTTGGCAAACCAAGAGCTGTTTATTGCTGATGGCAACTTGGCTGGTTTGTTCACAGCTGTTTAGCCAGCAAGCTTTTCAATATTACTGGCTGCCGATTCTTAATCCTTTTGACCTGATCAGTATTGCCATGTTTGCCAGTTTTATCTGGATGCTGTTACAGCAAATCAAGGTGGGACGTGATAAAGGCATGATTGCAGTTTTAATGGTACTAAGCCTGTTATGGCTTTCCAGTTATATTGTTTTAAGAGCTTTGCATGTGTACCTGCAGACACCGTTTAATGAGCTGGCATTATGGAACAATGCAACAGTTCAGCTCAGTCTGACCATACTCTGGGTATTACTGGCTTGGATTACCATGTGGACGGCGACACTCAAAAAACTGAAACCGATGTGGATTTTAGGCGGCAGTATTCTGGTGATTGTGACCTTGAAGCTCGTACTATTTGACCTGTCACATATTGGCACCCTGACCCGGGTGATTTCCTTCTTGCTGGCGGGCGGGGTAATGCTGCTGATTGCGTATATTGCACCGATGCCAGAGAAAACTGATTGA
- the gspE gene encoding type II secretion system ATPase GspE, producing the protein MQVLKQLQIPYSFAKRHGVLLRYEGDQAFILRRDNTSMLALQEARRLLGYPAHFQLCSEQEFNQLLSSSFAGDSGESQQVAAGLEDHPDLLSLADSVPEAEDLMDQEDDAPIVRLINALLSEAIRVGASDIHIESFEKKLSVRLRVDGQLREIVQPRRELAPLLVSRIKVMAKLDIAEKRIPQDGRISLRLAGREVDVRVSTLPSSYGERVVMRLLDKQAGRLNMTHLGLVNNDYGRLKTLVHRPHGIILVTGPTGSGKTTTLYAALSDLNDGSKNILTAEDPIEYQLEGIGQTQVNTKVDMTFARALKAMLRQDPDVVMVGEIRDLETAEIAVQASLTGHLVLSTLHTNTAIGAVTRLKDMGIEPFLLSSSLIGVIAQRLVRTLCPHCATWHEADAFEKNLFGNIEHPQDLRLPQPQGCERCGNTGFSGRTAIYEIVPVDDHMRRLIHGNAAEYEIESYVRQQSGSIRDDGLRKVLAGKTTIEEVLRVTNEAVE; encoded by the coding sequence ATGCAAGTACTTAAACAATTACAAATCCCATATAGCTTCGCCAAGCGCCATGGTGTGCTGTTGCGTTATGAGGGAGATCAGGCCTTTATTCTGCGTCGTGACAATACCTCGATGCTTGCATTGCAGGAAGCTCGCCGTCTGCTCGGTTATCCGGCTCATTTTCAACTCTGTAGCGAACAGGAATTTAACCAGTTACTCAGTTCCAGTTTTGCCGGCGATAGCGGCGAATCGCAACAGGTCGCTGCCGGTCTGGAAGATCATCCGGATTTACTCAGTCTGGCCGATTCCGTACCGGAAGCTGAAGATCTGATGGATCAGGAAGATGATGCGCCAATTGTACGTCTGATCAATGCATTGCTCTCAGAGGCGATTCGTGTCGGGGCTTCTGATATTCATATTGAATCTTTTGAGAAAAAACTGTCGGTGCGTTTACGGGTCGATGGCCAGCTACGTGAAATTGTCCAGCCACGTCGTGAACTCGCCCCGCTACTGGTTTCACGTATCAAGGTCATGGCTAAACTGGATATTGCCGAAAAGCGTATTCCACAAGATGGCCGTATTTCCTTGCGTCTGGCGGGGCGTGAAGTCGATGTGCGTGTATCAACCTTGCCATCTTCTTATGGTGAACGTGTGGTGATGCGTCTGCTGGACAAGCAGGCCGGCCGTTTGAACATGACCCATTTGGGCTTGGTGAATAATGACTATGGTCGACTCAAGACCTTAGTGCATCGCCCGCACGGGATTATTCTGGTAACTGGCCCGACCGGTTCGGGTAAAACCACCACCTTATATGCGGCACTTTCTGACCTGAATGACGGTTCTAAAAACATCCTCACGGCTGAAGATCCGATTGAATATCAACTGGAAGGCATTGGACAAACGCAGGTCAATACCAAAGTGGATATGACTTTTGCCCGTGCGTTAAAAGCCATGTTGCGTCAGGACCCGGATGTGGTCATGGTTGGTGAGATTCGTGATCTGGAAACCGCAGAAATTGCGGTGCAGGCATCCCTGACAGGACATCTGGTGTTATCCACCTTACACACCAATACCGCGATTGGTGCGGTTACGCGCCTGAAAGATATGGGAATTGAACCATTTCTGCTGTCCAGTTCTTTAATCGGGGTAATTGCCCAACGTCTGGTGCGTACCTTGTGTCCACATTGCGCGACCTGGCATGAGGCAGATGCTTTCGAGAAGAATCTATTTGGCAATATTGAGCATCCCCAAGATTTAAGATTACCGCAACCTCAAGGCTGTGAACGTTGTGGCAATACTGGCTTTAGTGGCCGTACTGCAATTTATGAAATTGTCCCAGTCGATGATCATATGCGCCGTTTGATTCATGGCAATGCGGCTGAATATGAAATCGAAAGCTATGTACGTCAGCAGTCAGGTTCCATTCGTGATGATGGTCTGCGTAAAGTATTGGCCGGAAAAACCACGATTGAAGAAGTATTGCGAGTAACCAACGAAGCAGTAGAATAA
- a CDS encoding organic hydroperoxide resistance protein gives MSLEKAVYTAHAKATGGRDGRAISDDQILDVQLAVPKEMGGPGGGTNPEQLFAAGYSACFLGAMKFVANRDKLNISKDAYIEGDVGIGPIPTGFGIEVTLNIHLEGMDQKEAQKLVDAAHIVCPYSNATRNNIDVNLNVIT, from the coding sequence ATGTCATTAGAAAAAGCCGTCTATACCGCACATGCCAAAGCCACAGGGGGCCGTGATGGCCGCGCCATTTCTGACGATCAGATTCTGGACGTTCAATTGGCCGTACCCAAAGAAATGGGGGGACCAGGCGGTGGAACCAATCCTGAACAGCTCTTTGCCGCAGGATATTCTGCCTGTTTCTTAGGTGCAATGAAATTTGTTGCCAATCGTGACAAGCTCAACATCAGCAAAGATGCCTATATTGAAGGTGATGTTGGAATTGGTCCGATTCCTACCGGGTTCGGGATCGAAGTGACCTTAAATATCCATCTTGAAGGCATGGATCAGAAAGAAGCACAAAAACTGGTCGATGCTGCGCATATTGTCTGCCCCTACTCGAATGCGACCCGCAATAATATTGATGTGAACTTAAACGTAATTACTTAA